In one Gammaproteobacteria bacterium genomic region, the following are encoded:
- a CDS encoding hypothetical protein (Evidence 5 : Unknown function) yields the protein MCYINVLDSSVANQAALESQRQGLNEYAMAKGYQIIHVVCEFGSEVSDNYKKFHVLIKKRDFDRLLVEHKDRLT from the coding sequence ATGTGCTATATCAATGTCCTCGACTCGTCTGTTGCAAACCAGGCGGCACTTGAATCCCAGCGCCAAGGATTGAATGAATATGCGATGGCAAAAGGATACCAAATTATCCATGTGGTATGCGAATTTGGTTCTGAGGTTAGCGATAACTATAAAAAATTTCATGTGCTAATCAAAAAGCGTGATTTTGATAGATTACTAGTTGAACATAAAGACCGATTGACATGA